A region of the Oceanihabitans sp. IOP_32 genome:
AACTCATTATTTTTTTTAAAACGCAAATGCTTCTTTTTATTAGGAAGCATTTTTTTATTGAAAATTAGTTACTTTTACTTTATGTTTTCATCAACAAAAAGATTAGATAAAGCCTATAAAAATGCGAAAACCATTAATTTTAATGATGATAGCAAGTTTATTTTATTTAGTGATTGCCACCGAGGCGACAATAGTTTTGCTGATGATTTTGCCAACAATAGAAACATCTATTTTCATGCTTTAAAGCACTATTATACAGAAGGCTTTGCATATTGTGAGATTGGAGACGGCGATGAGCTCTGGGAAAACCTATCGTTTAGCAGCATTTTTAATGCACATAAAAATGTGTATTTGCTCATGAAATCATTTCACAAAGCTAATAAATTACACATGATTTGGGGCAACCACGACATGGTGTACAGAAACCCAAATTATGTAAAAAAACATTTATCAACCTATTTCGATCCCAAAACTGGTCAAGATGTTGAGCTGTTTAAAAATCTTGAATATCACGAAGGGCTTATTTTAAAACACAACGCAACACAACAAGAGCTGTTCTTAACCCACGGCCATCAAGCCGATTGGTGGAATTATTTGTTCTGGAAATGGAGCCGGTTTTTAGTGCGAATTCTTTGGAAACCTTTAAACGTCATGGGTATTGCAGATCCTACAAGCCCGGCAAAAAATTATACCGAACTTATAAAAGTAGAACACCGTATTAAGAAATGGATCATTAAAAATAATAATCTTATTACCATTACTGGCCATACGCACAGGCCTCGTTTTCCCGAACCTGACAACATCTCTTTTTTTAATGATGGTAGCTGTGTACACCCTCGAAGTATCACAGGGATTGAAATTGAAAATGGCAAAATAGCCTTAATAAAATGGCAAATAGCCACTAAAGAAGATGGCACACTGCAAATTGTGAGAATACTGCTTGAAGGGCCAAAAAAATTGAGTGATTATAAAACAGATTCTTTCATCTAAACAAAAACAGGTCTATACCTCTGTTTCTGGACTTATATAATCTGCCTTAAGCTCAAGTATATTAGGAAATATCATAGGCACCAAATCTTTTACAGGCTTATAAAGTACCGTATCGTTAATATCATCTTCTTCAACAAACGTAATCGTACTGTTTAGCCTGTCGAAAATATTTAAAACAATACTTAAAATGAGTATAATTTTCACGGCTCCAAAAACACCTCCTAAAAACTTATTAACAATACCCAAGGCAGCAAAATCGGCTAATTTGGTAAGTGCTTTACCTGCAAGCGCAATAGCTAAAACAATCACAATAAAGGTTATGGCAAAGGCGGTAATCGTTATGGTTTTTTCGTCCCAAGACACTTTAGTCTTTAAAAAATCGGATGCAAAATTGCTAAAATGTATCGCTCCATAAACCCCAGCAACCAGAGCAATAAGTGAGGCCACCTCAACAAAAAGGCCTTTTAAAAAACCCCGAATTAGACCGAATAAAATTAAAGTCCCTAAAACAATATCTATAACGCCCATACTGCTATTTTTTGTAAATATATAATTTTTCATCGTTATAAATTGCTACCTCGTAGTATTAAAGAAAAGATAAACGACCGCTGCGCTTTTAGAATCAAGAAGAAATACTTGGGTTCAAAATAAATAATAAGCATTATAAATTCTTTTCTATGCTATTAGAAGCAATACTTTCTAAATTACACAAAAGGAATGCTGCACACGTTTCAAAAAAAAATAGAAAGCACTAAACCCATTTCATTAAATAATTATATTTTAATTATTAATGTCCGGTAAAAGACATAAGACCGCTTCGCTTTTAGATATTAGAACAAAGACTAGATTCTAACTAATTGATTGGCAGAAGTGAATTGAATAATAAAACATCTCATCGCACTCTTTATAATTGTTTTGTATAAACAAGGTATCATTTTAAAAGACGCGTCAAGTTCTTTATTTAAAAAAGATTAACGATTACAAAACGTTTTTAGTCGGACACTAATGTATTTTAATAGAATATTAGCGTTAAAGAATAAAGAATTTATAGAACAGAAGTCCAAAATAACAACGCCATTCATTAACTTTGACCTTTCAATTT
Encoded here:
- a CDS encoding metallophosphoesterase family protein — its product is MFSSTKRLDKAYKNAKTINFNDDSKFILFSDCHRGDNSFADDFANNRNIYFHALKHYYTEGFAYCEIGDGDELWENLSFSSIFNAHKNVYLLMKSFHKANKLHMIWGNHDMVYRNPNYVKKHLSTYFDPKTGQDVELFKNLEYHEGLILKHNATQQELFLTHGHQADWWNYLFWKWSRFLVRILWKPLNVMGIADPTSPAKNYTELIKVEHRIKKWIIKNNNLITITGHTHRPRFPEPDNISFFNDGSCVHPRSITGIEIENGKIALIKWQIATKEDGTLQIVRILLEGPKKLSDYKTDSFI
- a CDS encoding CvpA family protein, with amino-acid sequence MKNYIFTKNSSMGVIDIVLGTLILFGLIRGFLKGLFVEVASLIALVAGVYGAIHFSNFASDFLKTKVSWDEKTITITAFAITFIVIVLAIALAGKALTKLADFAALGIVNKFLGGVFGAVKIILILSIVLNIFDRLNSTITFVEEDDINDTVLYKPVKDLVPMIFPNILELKADYISPETEV